A single genomic interval of Microbacterium sp. zg-Y1090 harbors:
- the glgX gene encoding glycogen debranching protein GlgX — protein sequence MQTWPGSAYPLGATFDGNGTNFAIFSEGAERVELCLFGDRGRETRVDLVDVDAFVWHAYLPNVQPGQRYGYRVHGPYDPATGKRFNPNKLLLDPYAKAVDGQVTWGQEVFAYPFGDPDGRNDADSAAQMMKGVVVNPFFDWSGDRQPKTPYAETFIYEAHVKGLTQLHPDIPDDIRGTYSAIAHPVIIEHLKKLGVTAIELMPVHQFVNDSTLEDKGLSNYWGYNTISFFAPQNTYSATGQRGQQVQEFKGMVRALHAAGIEVILDVVYNHTAEGNHLGPMLSMRGIDNEAYYRLEDDDKRYYTDYTGTGNSMNVGSPHTLQLIMDSLRYWVLEMHVDGFRFDLAATLAREFYDVDRLAAFFELVQQDPVVSQVKLIAEPWDIGPGGYQVGNFPPQWTEWNGKYRDTVRDFWRGEPQALGEFASRITGSADLYEHSGRRPVASINFVTAHDGFTLRDLVSYNDKHNDANGENGRDGESHNRSENFGVEGPTSVAEVLSARARQQRNFIATLLLSQGVPMLLHGDELGRTQQGNNNGYAQDNELTWVHWDAVDQPLVEFTSALARLRREHPAFRRSRFFDGRPVRQEEGAPVPDIVWLRPDGTRMQPEDWDSGFGLAIGMFLNGNGIRERDRRGERITDDDFLVLFNAGDETVDFDIPDREFAPSWDVMVDTAGLLADSATIEPGGTVPVQGRSLVVLREHSLPEVESDHSVAASLAATTGVIDEIPAASPRSEAGR from the coding sequence GTGCAGACATGGCCTGGATCCGCCTACCCGCTCGGAGCGACGTTCGATGGCAATGGGACGAACTTCGCGATCTTCAGTGAGGGGGCGGAGCGCGTCGAACTGTGCCTGTTCGGGGACCGCGGCAGGGAGACCCGGGTGGACCTCGTCGACGTCGACGCCTTCGTCTGGCACGCCTACCTGCCCAACGTCCAGCCGGGCCAGCGGTACGGCTACCGGGTGCACGGCCCGTACGATCCGGCCACCGGCAAGCGCTTCAACCCGAACAAGCTTCTGCTCGACCCGTACGCCAAGGCCGTCGACGGTCAGGTGACGTGGGGTCAGGAGGTGTTCGCCTACCCGTTCGGCGACCCCGACGGGCGCAACGACGCCGATTCCGCCGCGCAGATGATGAAGGGCGTCGTGGTGAACCCCTTCTTCGACTGGTCGGGGGACCGCCAGCCGAAGACGCCCTACGCCGAGACCTTCATCTACGAGGCGCACGTGAAGGGGCTCACCCAGTTGCACCCCGACATCCCGGATGACATCCGCGGCACCTACAGCGCGATCGCGCATCCGGTGATCATCGAGCACCTGAAGAAACTCGGCGTCACGGCGATCGAACTCATGCCGGTGCACCAGTTCGTCAACGACTCCACCCTCGAGGACAAGGGGCTGTCGAACTACTGGGGCTACAACACGATCTCGTTCTTCGCCCCGCAGAACACCTACTCCGCGACAGGTCAGCGCGGCCAGCAGGTGCAGGAGTTCAAAGGCATGGTGCGGGCGCTGCACGCGGCCGGCATCGAAGTCATCCTCGACGTGGTCTACAACCACACCGCCGAGGGCAATCACCTCGGCCCCATGCTCTCGATGCGCGGCATCGACAACGAGGCCTACTACCGCCTCGAGGACGACGACAAGCGGTACTACACCGACTACACCGGTACCGGCAACAGCATGAACGTCGGCAGCCCGCACACGCTGCAGCTGATCATGGATTCGCTGCGCTACTGGGTGCTGGAGATGCACGTCGACGGCTTCCGCTTCGACCTGGCGGCGACCCTGGCCCGGGAGTTCTACGACGTCGACCGCCTGGCGGCGTTCTTCGAGCTCGTGCAGCAGGACCCGGTGGTCTCCCAGGTCAAGCTCATCGCCGAGCCGTGGGACATCGGTCCCGGTGGCTACCAGGTCGGCAACTTCCCGCCGCAGTGGACGGAGTGGAACGGCAAGTACCGCGACACGGTGCGCGACTTCTGGCGCGGCGAGCCGCAGGCCCTGGGCGAGTTCGCCTCGCGCATCACCGGCTCGGCCGACCTGTACGAGCACTCCGGCAGGCGGCCGGTGGCATCCATCAACTTCGTCACCGCCCACGACGGGTTCACCCTGCGCGATCTGGTGTCCTACAACGACAAGCACAACGACGCCAACGGCGAGAACGGCCGGGACGGCGAATCGCACAACCGGTCGGAGAACTTCGGCGTCGAAGGCCCCACCTCCGTTGCCGAGGTCCTCTCGGCGCGCGCGCGCCAGCAGCGCAATTTCATCGCCACGCTCCTGCTGAGCCAGGGGGTGCCGATGCTGCTGCACGGCGATGAGCTCGGCCGCACGCAGCAGGGCAACAACAACGGCTACGCGCAGGACAACGAGCTGACGTGGGTGCACTGGGATGCCGTGGACCAGCCGCTCGTGGAGTTCACCTCCGCGCTGGCTCGTCTGCGCCGCGAGCACCCCGCCTTCCGGCGCAGCCGCTTCTTCGACGGCCGCCCGGTGCGGCAGGAGGAAGGGGCACCTGTACCCGACATCGTCTGGCTGCGCCCGGACGGCACCCGCATGCAGCCCGAGGACTGGGACTCGGGCTTCGGCCTGGCCATCGGCATGTTCCTCAACGGCAACGGCATCCGTGAACGGGATCGCCGCGGCGAGCGGATCACCGACGACGATTTCCTGGTGCTCTTCAACGCCGGCGACGAGACCGTCGACTTCGACATCCCCGACCGCGAGTTCGCCCCGAGCTGGGACGTGATGGTCGACACCGCGGGCCTGCTCGCCGACAGCGCGACGATCGAACCCGGTGGCACCGTGCCGGTGCAGGGGCGGTCGCTCGTGGTGCTGCGTGAGCACTCGCTGCCGGAGGTCGAGTCCGATCACTCCGTCGCGGCGTCGCTCGCGGCGACGACCGGTGTCATCGACGAGATCCCGGCGGCCTCGCCGCGCAGTGAGGCGGGCCGGTGA
- a CDS encoding glutaminase: protein MSEPTPTAQIVADARARLAGLPRERLGAAPPARRLRLFPRAPRLVPVGEAWHLGVLLITDDAVLATGDIVRARREVRRGYTAQSQRERAELAAAAFRGGFAEGETVHVGWRRIDLEAVADGAASGPLAIVDGAPVVRWSAAGGYRALTDYLAERIALLREPPTGAT, encoded by the coding sequence GTGAGCGAACCGACGCCGACCGCGCAGATCGTCGCCGACGCGCGTGCGCGACTGGCGGGGCTCCCGCGCGAGCGGCTGGGCGCGGCGCCTCCCGCGCGGCGCCTGCGCCTCTTCCCGCGCGCCCCGCGGCTCGTGCCGGTCGGCGAGGCATGGCACCTGGGGGTGCTGCTCATCACCGACGACGCGGTGCTGGCCACCGGCGACATCGTCCGCGCGCGCCGTGAGGTGCGCCGCGGGTACACGGCCCAATCGCAGCGGGAGCGCGCCGAACTGGCCGCCGCCGCGTTCCGTGGTGGTTTCGCCGAGGGGGAGACCGTGCACGTGGGGTGGCGGCGCATCGACCTGGAAGCCGTCGCCGACGGCGCGGCATCCGGTCCGCTGGCGATCGTCGACGGCGCCCCGGTCGTGCGGTGGAGCGCGGCCGGCGGCTACCGCGCGCTGACGGACTACCTCGCCGAGCGCATCGCCCTGCTGCGCGAGCCGCCCACCGGCGCCACCTGA
- a CDS encoding transposase produces MADDDLDDVAAELYALTPAEFTAARNARADRASGDAARAIRALRKPVVAAYAVDLLAQAGALGEALELAAALREAQDDLDAAEMTRLGRQRRALVAALSRQAADLARDRGVAVSAAALGDVESTIDAAVRDDAAAAAVLTGRLVRPLAATGVDPVDLTDAVGGSIPGIADRPARPPAPRDDLAERRARRAAEKALREAERAAADADRRLGRVEAAVAKARERAGHLAERTDELRAELERLQADAARAEAAVAAAEDERTAAAEGARAARRVADEARRAVDAATRPSGKGTGE; encoded by the coding sequence GTGGCGGACGACGACCTCGACGACGTGGCGGCGGAGCTCTACGCCCTCACGCCGGCAGAGTTCACCGCCGCCCGCAACGCCCGCGCGGATCGGGCGTCGGGGGACGCCGCCCGGGCCATCCGGGCTCTGCGCAAGCCCGTCGTGGCCGCCTACGCCGTCGACCTGCTCGCGCAGGCGGGCGCGCTCGGCGAGGCGCTGGAACTGGCCGCCGCGCTCCGCGAGGCCCAGGACGACCTCGATGCCGCCGAGATGACCCGCCTGGGCAGGCAGCGCCGCGCGCTCGTCGCGGCCCTCTCCCGGCAGGCCGCCGACCTGGCCCGCGACCGCGGGGTCGCCGTCAGCGCGGCTGCCCTCGGCGACGTGGAGTCGACGATCGACGCCGCGGTGCGCGACGACGCGGCCGCAGCGGCGGTGCTGACGGGCCGCCTGGTGCGCCCGCTCGCAGCGACGGGGGTCGACCCGGTCGACCTCACCGACGCGGTCGGCGGCTCCATCCCCGGCATCGCCGATCGGCCGGCGAGGCCGCCGGCGCCGCGCGACGACCTGGCCGAGCGCCGCGCGCGCCGCGCCGCCGAGAAAGCGCTGCGTGAGGCCGAGCGCGCGGCGGCCGACGCCGACCGCCGTCTCGGCCGCGTCGAGGCCGCCGTCGCCAAGGCGCGGGAGCGGGCCGGACACCTCGCCGAGCGCACCGATGAGCTGCGGGCCGAACTCGAGCGACTTCAGGCGGATGCGGCGAGGGCTGAGGCCGCCGTCGCCGCGGCGGAGGACGAGCGCACGGCTGCCGCCGAAGGGGCGCGCGCCGCGCGTCGCGTCGCCGACGAGGCCCGCCGCGCCGTGGATGCTGCGACCCGGCCGTCCGGAAAGGGGACGGGCGAGTGA
- a CDS encoding GTP pyrophosphokinase: protein MAIPVGEEPVSLSARELRDLRDDLQRFLLEYRFGLQEVETKISILRDEFALMHDYNPIEHVSSRVKTPDSLVAKVARKGVDTSFESIRTHITDVAGVRITCSFRADAYRLFDLLTAQPDITVMEVKDYIAEPKPNGYKSLHAIVSVPVYLSTGPVQVPVEIQFRTIAMDFWASLEHKIYYKYAQQVPDSLLDELKDAADSASALDERMQRLHQELHGERRRPPQIRPV, encoded by the coding sequence ATGGCCATCCCCGTGGGCGAGGAGCCCGTGTCCCTGTCGGCGCGGGAGCTGCGCGACCTGCGTGACGACCTGCAGCGGTTCCTGCTGGAGTACCGCTTCGGCCTGCAGGAGGTCGAGACGAAGATCTCGATCCTGCGCGACGAGTTCGCGCTGATGCACGACTACAACCCCATCGAGCACGTGAGCAGTCGCGTCAAGACGCCCGACAGCCTCGTGGCGAAGGTGGCGCGCAAAGGCGTCGACACGTCTTTCGAGAGCATCCGCACCCACATCACCGATGTCGCCGGGGTGCGCATCACCTGCAGCTTCCGCGCCGACGCCTACCGACTGTTCGATCTGCTCACCGCGCAGCCCGACATCACGGTGATGGAGGTCAAGGACTACATCGCCGAGCCCAAGCCCAACGGCTACAAGAGTCTGCACGCCATCGTCTCGGTGCCGGTGTACCTGTCCACGGGTCCCGTGCAGGTGCCGGTGGAGATCCAGTTCCGCACGATCGCCATGGACTTCTGGGCGAGCCTCGAGCACAAGATCTACTACAAGTACGCGCAGCAGGTGCCCGACTCCCTGCTGGACGAGTTGAAGGATGCCGCCGACTCGGCCTCGGCCCTCGACGAGCGGATGCAGCGGCTGCACCAGGAGCTGCACGGCGAGCGGCGCCGCCCGCCGCAGATCCGCCCGGTCTGA
- the xylB gene encoding xylulokinase, with translation MALVMGVDSSTQSCKVVVTDAATGAIVREGRAAHPDGTSVDPAAWWEALQAAIAAAGGLGDPSSSDGVVAWAVGGQQHGMVALDADGRVVRDALLWNDTRSAGAAADLIAEFGAEELSRRTGLVPVASFTITKLRWLRDHEPDNAARVAAVALPHDWLTWRLRGFGPAGESPLGPQLDELVTDRSDASGTGYWDPETGGYDRELLIAALGHDAVLPRVLGPRESVTDAAGRLVGAGAGDNAAAALGAGARTGDVVVSIGTSGTVFAVSAERTVDPTGTVAGFAAADGGFLPLVATLNASRVLDAIGRLLAVDHAELSRLALAAAPGAGGLSLVPYFEGERTPNLPDATASLTGMTLASTTRENLARAAVEGMLAGLGAGLDALRGLGVPLERALLIGGGARSQAVREIAPQVFGMPVQVPEPGEYVALGAARQAAGLLRT, from the coding sequence ATGGCACTGGTGATGGGTGTCGATTCGTCGACGCAGTCGTGCAAGGTGGTCGTGACGGATGCCGCGACGGGCGCCATCGTGCGGGAGGGGCGCGCCGCCCACCCCGACGGCACGAGCGTGGACCCGGCGGCGTGGTGGGAAGCGCTGCAGGCGGCGATCGCCGCGGCGGGGGGTCTCGGCGACCCCTCGTCGTCCGACGGCGTGGTCGCGTGGGCCGTCGGGGGGCAGCAGCACGGCATGGTGGCGCTCGACGCCGACGGCCGGGTGGTCCGTGACGCGCTGCTGTGGAACGACACCCGCTCGGCGGGCGCGGCGGCCGACCTCATCGCGGAGTTCGGCGCGGAGGAGCTCTCCCGGCGCACGGGGCTCGTGCCGGTGGCATCCTTCACCATCACCAAGCTCCGCTGGCTGCGCGACCATGAACCCGACAACGCCGCACGGGTGGCCGCGGTGGCGCTGCCGCACGACTGGCTCACCTGGCGGCTGCGCGGCTTCGGCCCGGCCGGCGAGTCGCCGCTGGGGCCGCAGCTGGACGAACTGGTGACCGACCGCTCCGATGCTTCCGGCACCGGGTACTGGGATCCCGAGACCGGCGGGTACGACCGTGAGCTGCTCATCGCCGCGCTCGGCCATGACGCGGTGCTGCCGCGGGTGCTCGGTCCGCGCGAGAGCGTGACCGACGCCGCCGGTCGGCTGGTGGGCGCCGGTGCCGGCGACAATGCCGCGGCTGCGCTGGGCGCGGGCGCCCGCACCGGGGACGTGGTGGTGTCGATCGGCACGAGCGGCACCGTCTTCGCCGTCAGTGCCGAGCGCACCGTCGACCCCACCGGCACGGTCGCCGGGTTCGCCGCCGCCGACGGCGGGTTCCTGCCGCTGGTGGCGACCCTCAACGCCTCACGCGTGCTCGACGCGATCGGCCGGCTCCTCGCGGTCGACCACGCCGAGCTGTCGCGCCTGGCGCTGGCCGCTGCGCCCGGCGCGGGCGGTCTCTCCCTCGTGCCGTACTTCGAGGGCGAGCGCACCCCGAACCTGCCGGATGCCACCGCGTCGCTGACCGGCATGACGCTGGCATCCACGACCCGGGAGAACCTCGCCCGCGCCGCGGTGGAGGGGATGCTCGCCGGGCTCGGCGCCGGCCTCGACGCGCTGCGCGGCCTCGGCGTGCCGCTCGAGCGCGCCCTGCTGATCGGCGGAGGCGCACGGTCGCAGGCGGTGCGCGAGATCGCGCCGCAGGTGTTCGGCATGCCCGTGCAGGTCCCGGAGCCCGGCGAGTACGTCGCCCTCGGCGCCGCCCGGCAGGCGGCGGGGCTGCTGCGCACCTGA
- the xylA gene encoding xylose isomerase — protein sequence MPTPTRDDKFSFGLWTIGYNGADPFGGPTRPALDVVHAVEKLAELGAYGLTFHDDDLFAFGSSDAERQTQIDRLKGALADTGLIVPMVTTNLFSAPVFKDGGFTSNDRAVRRFALRKVFRQLDLGAELGAKTFVMWGGREGAEYDSAKDIRAALERYREAVNLLGDYVTDKGYDIRFAIEPKPNEPRGDILLPTLGHALAFIDSLERPELVGLNPEVGHEQMAGLNFAAGIAQALYHGKLYHIDLNGQRGIKYDQDLVFGHGDLHNAFALVDLLENGGPGGVPAYDGPRHFDYKPSRTEDENGVWDSAAANMRTYLLLKERAAAFRADPEVQEALAAARVDELSVPTLGEGESYDDFLADRSAYEDFDPSVYFGGKGFGFVRLQQLATEHLMGAR from the coding sequence ATGCCCACCCCCACCCGCGACGACAAGTTCTCGTTCGGACTCTGGACGATCGGCTACAACGGCGCCGACCCGTTCGGCGGCCCCACGCGCCCCGCGCTGGACGTCGTGCACGCCGTGGAGAAGCTCGCCGAGCTCGGCGCGTACGGCCTCACCTTCCACGACGACGACCTGTTCGCCTTCGGCTCCAGCGATGCCGAGCGCCAGACGCAGATCGACCGCCTGAAGGGCGCCCTCGCCGATACCGGCCTGATCGTGCCGATGGTCACCACCAACCTCTTCTCCGCTCCGGTGTTCAAGGACGGCGGCTTCACGTCCAACGACCGGGCCGTGCGGCGCTTCGCCCTGCGCAAGGTGTTCCGCCAGCTCGACCTCGGTGCCGAGCTCGGTGCGAAGACGTTCGTCATGTGGGGTGGCCGCGAGGGTGCCGAGTACGACTCGGCCAAGGACATCCGTGCGGCCCTCGAGCGGTACCGCGAAGCCGTCAACCTGCTCGGCGACTACGTCACCGACAAGGGCTACGACATCCGGTTCGCCATCGAGCCCAAGCCGAACGAGCCCCGCGGCGACATCCTGCTGCCGACGCTCGGTCACGCGCTGGCGTTCATCGACTCGCTCGAGCGCCCGGAGCTGGTGGGGCTGAACCCCGAGGTCGGCCACGAGCAGATGGCGGGGCTCAACTTCGCCGCCGGCATCGCGCAGGCGCTGTACCACGGCAAGCTCTACCACATCGACCTCAACGGTCAGCGGGGCATCAAGTACGACCAGGACCTCGTCTTCGGTCACGGCGACCTGCACAACGCGTTCGCGCTGGTCGACCTGCTGGAGAACGGCGGCCCCGGCGGCGTCCCCGCCTACGACGGCCCCCGCCACTTCGACTACAAGCCCTCGCGCACCGAGGACGAGAACGGTGTCTGGGACTCGGCGGCTGCGAACATGCGCACCTATCTGCTGCTCAAGGAGCGCGCCGCGGCCTTCCGCGCCGACCCCGAGGTGCAGGAGGCGCTCGCCGCCGCTCGCGTCGACGAGCTCTCGGTGCCCACGCTCGGCGAGGGGGAGTCGTACGACGACTTCCTCGCCGACCGCTCGGCGTACGAGGACTTCGACCCGTCGGTGTACTTCGGCGGCAAGGGCTTCGGCTTCGTGAGGCTGCAGCAGCTGGCCACCGAGCACCTGATGGGTGCCCGCTGA